In Cydia fagiglandana chromosome 9, ilCydFagi1.1, whole genome shotgun sequence, a single window of DNA contains:
- the LOC134667745 gene encoding craniofacial development protein 2-like, whose amino-acid sequence MTGRSSELSEVLKRRRIDACCIQETKWKGSKSRLIGNGYKLIYYGTTSGKNGVGIILSEKLTQRLVGVERVTDRLMAVKIALENQPVMNIICAYTPQTNSKADDKDAFWDDLYLLINNIPKEENIDLGADLNGHVGRVSTNAKGCHGGHGYGVRNLDGDRIIQFATICNLAIVNTYFKKKDAHLITYSSGGHSTQVDYVLARKRQLESYRDSKVIPGEALTTQHRILVTKYKLPKPIRINNKLTPKIKWRSLKDEAGQRFIHAMVEHLKPMDNNRTTDEEWNDFETTCRSTAEKHLGRTRNRKGPFKETEWWQTEVKKAIDAKKKAFIKWQSTGDDSDRNEYKEAKHEAKRQVAKSRAKSNSKFYDNLESAKSDIDIFRIAKSRNNNSKDISNVKYIKGKDNKLLTNDSDINDRWVEYYENL is encoded by the coding sequence ATGACTGGAAGAAGTTCTGAACTCAGCGAAGTCCTAAAAAGACGACGCATCGACGCATGCTGTATACAGGAGACCAAGTGGAAGGGGTCCAAATCTAGGCTCATCGGTAACGGCTACAAATTGATCTATTATGGAACCACCAGTGGCAAAAACGGCGTAGGGATAATCTTATCGGAAAAATTGACCCAAAGACTAGTGGGAGTGGAAAGGGTTACAGACCGGCTCATGGCAGTGAAGATAGCGTTAGAAAACCAACCCGTCATGAATATTATCTGCGCTTATACACCTCAAACAAATAGTAAAGCGGACGATAAAGACGCCTTCTGGGACGACCTGTATCTTCTAATTAATAACATCCCCAAGGAAGAAAACATTGACCTAGGCGCGGACCTAAACGGCCACGTTGGCAGGGTAAGCACAAACGCAAAAGGTTGTCACGGGGGCCATGGATATGGCGTTCGAAACCTTGATGGGGATAGGATTATCCAATTTGCAACAATTTGTAACTTAGCAATTGTAAACACCTACTTTAAAAAGAAGGATGCTCACCTCATTACTTATAGTAGTGGAGGGCATTCAACGCAGGTGGATTATGTACTAGCAAGAAAAAGACAGCTTGAAAGCTATAGAGACAGTAAGGTCATACCCGGCGAGGCATTAACAACGCAGCATAGAATCCTAGTAACCAAGTATAAACTACCCAAACCTATCAGAATCAACAATAAATTAACCCCGAAAATTAAATGGAGATCGCTAAAGGATGAAGCTGGTCAAAGATTTATTCATGCCATGGTAGAGCATCTTAAGCCCATGGATAATAATAGAACAACGGATGAGGAGTGGAATGATTTCGAAACGACCTGTAGAAGTACCGCCGAAAAACATCTAGGCAGGACCAGAAATAGGAAAGGCCCCTTTAAGGAAACGGAATGGTGGCAAACAGAGGTAAAAAAAGCCATTGACGCCAAAAAGAAGGCGTTTATAAAATGGCAATCTACAGGAGACGACTCAGACCGCAACGAGTACAAAGAGGCTAAACATGAAGCCAAGCGTCAAGTAGCTAAATCCCGGGCGAAATCCAACTCAAAATTCTACGATAACTTGGAATCGGCCAAATCTGACATTGATATATTTAGGATAGCAAAATCCCGAAACAATAATAGCAAGGACATCAGCAACGTGAAATATATAAAAGGAAAAGATAACAAACTTTTAACTAACGACAGCGATATAAATGACAGATGGGTCGAATACTAcgaaaatctttaa